GTATATTAATACTTTTTATTTGCTGCTGATGGGAATCAGCATCTATATGAAATACTCTCGATAAGTTGATGGATTAAGTTTTTGTTGTATTCCGAAATATTAATGCCAGAGTTGATGATTTCCAGAACTTCTATTAATTTACTCGATAAAAATTTATTTTTCTTTTCAACGTCATTTACTTGTAATTCATCATTGCTTCTTAGAGAGGGAAGGAATTGATTCAGTACACTTATAGCTAAAGTATTAGACATCCCTCGAATTTTTCCTAGAACTGTTATTTTCTCTTTAATAGATCCTTTCCTAGAGGCTAATAAATATGCCGTTTTGTACGGTATCGATTGGAACAAAGACTTCGTGTGCTTATCTGGTAAACTAATAAACAATTCGTAATATCCCAGAGCATTATATGCAGAAGATTTCGTATGAAATACAAGGTTAATCCAAGATGAAAAAGTAGTTTCTGGCGAACGCATTTCTCTTAAGATTTCTCTTACCTTATAAATCTTCTCGCCTATCAAAAGAACATGTTGCTTTTGTATTGATTTGATTTGAATCGTTAGTAGTTTGATAGCGGCTAAATTGTGATTAACGTCAAGTTTTTCATCTTCGTTAATTACCAGGTTATTAATTTTTTCATGCTCTTCATCACTCAAAGTTACTGAGAAAATATCTAATGATAGTTCCTTTTTTTGAAATTCCTTGGCCGTATTCTCTTGGTTCTTTTGAAAAAATATTGATGCTTCTTTCGATAGTTTATTCACAGGAAGTCCTGAATAATTTTTTATTTAAAAATAATTTATTTTCTATTTCTTCGGTCAATTTTAGGATATCTTGGGAAGCTCTAGAATTGGGGTATGCATTTGTAACAGAAGTTTCCTTCAATAAAGACCGGCTCAACGTAATATCTTTACGTATTTTACTAGATAGTATTTTCCCCGGGTACATGGATTCTACTATATTTAAATATGTGGAGTTTGTTGAGTTTCTTTCATCCCAAAATGAAAAAACAATTCCTAATACTTGTAAGTCATTGTCAATTGTAGAATAGAACTCTTTTATCTTCTGTAATCCAAGAATAGAGAAAGGTTCAGGGGTCAGACATATAATCAGATACTGACTAGCAAGAAAAGCTTCTCGTGTAAGAATTCCTAAACTTGGTGGGGTGTCTAAAATACAAACATCATAAGAATGCCGAATTGTTTGCAAAGACATATACAGGTGATTGATAGTTAAACTTATGTCTCTATTAAATCCTCGGAAATCTTCTATCAAAACTGAGGATGGGATAATATCTAAATGATTGATTTTTGTTTTATGAATTGCATTTTTGATTTTATCGGGATCTCTTAAGATTGCATCGAGATTATGTTTCTCGCAAATTTGAACTCCCAATCCTACAGTCAAATTTGCTTGTGGATCTAAATCCACAAGCAAAACTCGCTTCTTTTTTTCTTGGGCAAGGTTACACCCAACATTTAGGGACAAGGTTGTTTTTCCAGTCCCTCCTTTAAAAGAACAAAATGACAATGTTTGCACATTTACTCCAACGTTAGAGTAGATGTTAATTTATTCAGATTTTGAGAACATGTCTTTTCTTGATAGAATTAACATGATTAAAGCTTTTTTTAGTTTCAAATTATTGTTCTCTAGCTGCTCTACTATTGGAGAATCAGGGAATAAGCTTAACGATGTTTGTATTTGATTGAGTAAGTCTAATATAACTGAAATACTTTTGTTGTATAATTCTATTGGAGAGTTCATAAATGTGATTTTTTCTCGATGTACTCTCATTTTGAGATCTAATTCTGGGAAATTTTTTTCTACATCTTTGACAATTTGAATAAAGTCGTGAGTCATGTTTTGTTTGTTGTTCATAATCTCTCCAGTAAATAGATGTATACTTTTTTCATATAAAACAAATAAAAAATATCCAACAAAAATATGATTTTATTTAATTATATTTTTAACATTCTTATTATCCGTCGGATTGTTGTTTGACTTCCAAGAAAGATACGTTTGATGTTGCGCTTATTCCAAGTATAGATTCTCCGTTTGCTAAAGCATTAACCCATACTACGCCACTATCCATACCCCCAACTCTGAGAGAAAATGTAACAGGAGATGATCCTGTGTTAGCTATAGCTGTTCTTAAAGAACATAAATTTGGGACTCCCGATGAGTATCCGTAACTTATAGCGCAAGGTTTAGTGTCACCTTCTCTTACTAAGGATAAGACAACAGTTCCTTCCATTCTGGAAGCTATAATATCAGCGAACACTAAGAACATACTATTTGTGTTATCCGGAGTAATTGTAAATTTTCCGATTTCTGTTCCTCCATCAAGAGTATCGATATTGTATTTAGTAAATAAACCGTTGCATTGAATTTTATTTGACAAAGAAAAGTGTTTAAATGCTTTTGTGATAGACAAGGTTGGATCGGATGTTATTTTATCTATGACTTCTTGAACTAAGCTATTTGTTACATTCTGAACAATTTCATCCATTAACTCATCTTGTATTTTATCTAAGATGGTTTCTGTCATTTCATTTGGATCAATGGATACATTTATAGTTGCATCTTGATTGTTACTATTGGTGATATCAACTTTAATACCATCTGTTGCTTGAAACTTTGCTGCTACAGGAGTTGTTGAAGTTCCGATGATAATTTGTTGGTCTTTTAGTACATCTGTCATTTGACCAAGTTTAATATTATCTGCGAATACGCAGTTTTGATTGTCATTTAAATAAAAACCAGAATTACCCATAGTTAAAAACTCTTTTTAATTTCGAGTTTTTAATTTAATTGTTTTTGACAATCAATATTAATTGATGTTGCTTGAGTTTTGGATGGTTTTATTTTTTGAAATTTGTTGGAATTTGTCTTTGTTTAAATAAAAGACTTCTTTCTTTGCTATAGTTGATCCCTGAAGTCTTTCATGTTTGTTTAACCACTTTAGTTCTATAGCGATTTCAACACAGCGATTAATAGCTGTTTCTATTTTTTTCCAGTTTCTAGAAGTGATGTATCTATTCATTCTCAAAGTATAGGACAATGTTTCAAGACCAATTTCTATTTTATCGGGCCATTCTTTAATCCCAGAACTATTCATTTTCTTTCTTGTAGCAGTGCTAACAATCCAATCTATAAATGTGTAGGTAAACTTAGATGCGTTTGGGAATCTTAATTTGATTTCCTGATACATATTAGCTGGTTTGAGAACGAAATAGGAGTCTATTTGGTCAACGATAATTGGACATGGTTCTATGATGAATCCTTTGTGCTTTTTTGAAATTAAGTTTAGGAAAGGCTCTTCATCTAATGCTTTATTTTCTTTCGGAGTCAATCCTTCCCAACCTTCACAAATACGTAGGATAGGTGAAAATGTTTGGTATCTATCAACAACTTCTTCTCCCTTGTTCCATCTTTTTCTAGTTGCTACTATAAGGTAGGGCTCATTTCCTAGATGATATAAAGCTTCTAGGGCTATTAAAGCTTCTTTTCCTCCAAATTCATTTTTGTTTCTTGATGTTTTATATTTTTTTACTCCATAAGCTTCTAAATATTCAGATTTAGTAAATTTAATTCTTGGAATAACACCTTCGAATTTGAAAGTATTAGTTTCTCTAGATAAATAAGATCCTTCTAAGTTTCCTCGGTAGTTCGTTGCTGTGAGAAGCTTTTGAATTGCTGCTAGTGCGTGATAGTGAGAAGGTTGTAGATCAAGACCAATTACCTCGATTTTGGATTCTGTACAAATATTTGAAAATAATTCTAGTTGTTCTTCTGATAGTAGAGGCTTTCTTCCAAATTTCTGATTTTCTAAATGTAATGAGCTTTTAATTACCTGATTTTCTGATTTTACCATGATTCTTTTTGGACCGAAAATCTTCCTGTTGATGATGAAAATTTCAAATTAGTCGAAAACACTGATCCATGTCTATTCTTCCCGATAATAATTTCTGCTACCCCCTTATTAGCATCTTGTGAATAATAATCCTTCCTGTGGATAAATAAAATAACATCAGCATCTTGTTCTATTTGCCCACTATCTCTAAGGTCGGATAACATAGGTCTTTTGTCCATTCTATCTTCAACTTTTCTAGACAATTGAGATAAACAGATTATCGGTATTTGCAGTTCTACAGCTAGTTTTCTTAATTCTCTAGAAATTTCCGCAATTTCATTTTGTCTATTTTCCGATTTCTTTTTTGGACTAATCAACTGTAAATAATCTATAAATAAAGCATCTACGGCATAGTGGTTTTTCAAATTCTTACATTGATTAATTAAAGAAATTAAATCTGTACACTTATTGTCACAAATAAAAAAAGGAGAATTTTTTAAACGAGTTCCAAGATGTTCTATTTTTGTTAAAACATCTCTAGAAAAATTTCCTCTTTTCAAGTGTTCGCAAGAAATTTCACTTAAATTAGATATGACCCTCTCTACAATTTGATTAGGACTCATTTCCAATGAAATAAAACCTATTGCTTTTTCTTGCTCCAACACAATCTTCAATGCCATGTCGATAGCAAAAGCTGTTTTCCCCATAGCTGGTCTAGCAGCTAATACAACAAAGTTACCTTTAGATAAAATAATACTATGTTCATCTATGGATGAGTATCCTGTTAATAAACCATCAACATAATCTATATGCTTTTCTAAGCGAAAATTATATCTTTGCCTTATTTGAGAAATGACACTATCTGATCCATCATCTCCACAAGAAAAAATATCATAAATAGTTCTTCCGTATCTTTTCTTTGTATCCGCTTTAGAATAAATAGTATCTAAACGATCTTTAAACTTTTCGATAAGAGTGTATGGAGAACACCTATTTGGGTATTTTGTAAAATCTTGAAAAGATAAATCTAAAAATTCTTTCAGTAAACCATTAATATGTTGTTCGTGCAAAAACTCAATATGTTGATCTAAATCAATAGGTATATCAGCATTTTGAGACATATGAATTAAATAAGAAACATCCATATGTTCATCCATATTTCGCTTTTTTATCTCTTCCCAAATAAGGGCTATGGAAACAGTATCTCTTCTACTTAAAATATCTTTAATTAAGATGAATATGCTTCTATGCTTTGGTGAAAGAAAATGATGTTCTGACAATCTTTGTATAATTGTTCGAGCATTATCACAGTAATTCACAGCTTGGCCTAATATAAA
The DNA window shown above is from Chlamydia gallinacea 08-1274/3 and carries:
- the pgp3 gene encoding virulence factor Pgp3, translated to MGNSGFYLNDNQNCVFADNIKLGQMTDVLKDQQIIIGTSTTPVAAKFQATDGIKVDITNSNNQDATINVSIDPNEMTETILDKIQDELMDEIVQNVTNSLVQEVIDKITSDPTLSITKAFKHFSLSNKIQCNGLFTKYNIDTLDGGTEIGKFTITPDNTNSMFLVFADIIASRMEGTVVLSLVREGDTKPCAISYGYSSGVPNLCSLRTAIANTGSSPVTFSLRVGGMDSGVVWVNALANGESILGISATSNVSFLEVKQQSDG
- a CDS encoding CT583 family protein, with the protein product MNKLSKEASIFFQKNQENTAKEFQKKELSLDIFSVTLSDEEHEKINNLVINEDEKLDVNHNLAAIKLLTIQIKSIQKQHVLLIGEKIYKVREILREMRSPETTFSSWINLVFHTKSSAYNALGYYELFISLPDKHTKSLFQSIPYKTAYLLASRKGSIKEKITVLGKIRGMSNTLAISVLNQFLPSLRSNDELQVNDVEKKNKFLSSKLIEVLEIINSGINISEYNKNLIHQLIESISYRC
- a CDS encoding ParA family protein: MQTLSFCSFKGGTGKTTLSLNVGCNLAQEKKKRVLLVDLDPQANLTVGLGVQICEKHNLDAILRDPDKIKNAIHKTKINHLDIIPSSVLIEDFRGFNRDISLTINHLYMSLQTIRHSYDVCILDTPPSLGILTREAFLASQYLIICLTPEPFSILGLQKIKEFYSTIDNDLQVLGIVFSFWDERNSTNSTYLNIVESMYPGKILSSKIRKDITLSRSLLKETSVTNAYPNSRASQDILKLTEEIENKLFLNKKLFRTSCE
- a CDS encoding replicative DNA helicase encodes the protein MIEQSAEEKELLDVEFFILGQAVNYCDNARTIIQRLSEHHFLSPKHRSIFILIKDILSRRDTVSIALIWEEIKKRNMDEHMDVSYLIHMSQNADIPIDLDQHIEFLHEQHINGLLKEFLDLSFQDFTKYPNRCSPYTLIEKFKDRLDTIYSKADTKKRYGRTIYDIFSCGDDGSDSVISQIRQRYNFRLEKHIDYVDGLLTGYSSIDEHSIILSKGNFVVLAARPAMGKTAFAIDMALKIVLEQEKAIGFISLEMSPNQIVERVISNLSEISCEHLKRGNFSRDVLTKIEHLGTRLKNSPFFICDNKCTDLISLINQCKNLKNHYAVDALFIDYLQLISPKKKSENRQNEIAEISRELRKLAVELQIPIICLSQLSRKVEDRMDKRPMLSDLRDSGQIEQDADVILFIHRKDYYSQDANKGVAEIIIGKNRHGSVFSTNLKFSSSTGRFSVQKESW